Proteins encoded by one window of Chloroflexaceae bacterium:
- a CDS encoding MFS transporter, whose amino-acid sequence MDRPVACRRRGLIALMAITFLMYAGFFMVIPLVSVHYIERLGFAATLVGVALAVRQLLQQGGTLVGGVLADRFGARRLIGVGVLVRATGFISLAWATSPVLLFVAMILSALGGALFESPSRAAVAALTHEAERARFYSVIGVISGLGMTLGPLTGALLLRFNFQAVALGAAACFGLVFLIVCLLLPPVRVADERLSLGSGLNLVRRDRAFLTFTGLTMGYWFMWVQLTLSLPLAAERLTGNPETVGLVYALNAGMTVLFQYPVLRYVERFLRPLPIMIIGMALMALGLGAVAAAGDIRFLLGCVVIFTLGLILVAPTQQSITASLANPCALGSYFGVNALALAFGGALGSLAGGTLTDAAQRVGQPALPWLTFALLGLGSAIGMAMLAEHLQRRHSTAHLVIAIQPERP is encoded by the coding sequence ATGGACAGGCCCGTTGCGTGCCGGCGGCGCGGGCTGATCGCCCTGATGGCGATAACCTTCTTGATGTACGCGGGATTCTTCATGGTCATCCCGCTCGTGTCCGTCCATTACATCGAGCGCCTGGGCTTTGCAGCGACGCTGGTGGGCGTGGCGCTGGCCGTGCGGCAGTTATTGCAACAGGGCGGCACGCTGGTCGGAGGCGTGCTGGCAGATCGCTTCGGGGCGCGGCGGCTGATTGGCGTGGGGGTGCTGGTGCGGGCAACGGGTTTCATCAGCCTCGCCTGGGCAACCTCGCCGGTGTTACTCTTCGTCGCTATGATCCTCTCGGCGCTTGGCGGCGCGCTGTTCGAGTCGCCGAGCCGGGCGGCAGTCGCGGCGCTGACGCACGAGGCCGAGCGGGCGCGTTTCTATTCCGTTATCGGCGTGATAAGCGGCCTGGGCATGACCCTCGGCCCCCTGACGGGGGCGCTGCTGCTGCGGTTCAACTTTCAGGCGGTGGCGCTTGGCGCGGCGGCCTGTTTTGGGCTGGTCTTTCTGATTGTGTGCCTGCTACTGCCACCGGTTCGAGTAGCAGACGAGCGGCTATCCCTTGGTTCCGGGCTGAACCTGGTACGGCGCGATCGCGCCTTTCTCACGTTTACCGGCCTGACGATGGGGTACTGGTTCATGTGGGTGCAGCTGACCCTGAGCCTGCCCCTGGCCGCCGAGCGACTCACGGGCAACCCTGAGACGGTTGGCCTGGTGTATGCGCTAAACGCCGGGATGACCGTCTTGTTCCAGTACCCGGTGTTGCGCTATGTCGAGCGTTTCCTGCGACCTCTGCCAATCATGATCATCGGTATGGCGCTGATGGCGCTGGGGCTCGGCGCGGTAGCGGCTGCCGGCGACATCCGCTTCCTGCTGGGATGTGTGGTCATTTTCACCCTTGGCTTGATACTGGTGGCCCCTACCCAGCAAAGTATCACGGCGTCCCTGGCCAATCCTTGCGCCCTGGGATCGTACTTCGGGGTCAATGCCCTGGCGCTGGCCTTTGGAGGCGCGCTGGGCAGCCTGGCGGGGGGAACGTTGACCGACGCCGCGCAACGGGTTGGGCAGCCGGCTTTGCCATGGTTGACCTTTGCCCTGCTGGGACTGGGCAGCGCCATCGGCATGGCAATGCTCGCGGAGCACTTGCAGCGTCGCCATTCGACCGCCCATCTGGTCATCGCCATCCAGCCAGAACGTCCGTAG
- a CDS encoding single-stranded DNA-binding protein, with protein MAKDLNKVQLTGHLGADPEMRYTAQGSAVTTFRVASNRTWKDRDGGTREDTEWFRIVAWDKLGEICNTYLTKGTRVYVEGRLQTRKWTDRDGQDRYITEVVAQDMIILSSRGERGPAPEALLQVEEPEEDAPPPAPSRRAPAAAPGGNTVERPSGASTRPAARPAARNQPQPIENDDDIPF; from the coding sequence ATGGCGAAGGATCTGAACAAAGTACAGCTCACCGGGCATCTCGGAGCCGACCCGGAGATGCGCTACACGGCGCAGGGCAGCGCGGTCACAACGTTCCGCGTCGCCAGTAATCGCACCTGGAAGGATCGCGACGGCGGCACCCGCGAAGATACAGAGTGGTTCCGCATCGTCGCCTGGGATAAACTCGGCGAGATCTGCAACACCTATCTCACCAAGGGTACGCGCGTCTACGTCGAGGGCCGGCTGCAAACCCGCAAGTGGACCGACCGGGACGGACAGGATCGCTACATCACCGAGGTGGTGGCCCAGGATATGATCATCCTCTCCAGCCGTGGTGAACGCGGCCCTGCGCCCGAGGCGCTGCTCCAGGTCGAGGAACCGGAAGAGGACGCTCCTCCGCCCGCCCCCTCACGCCGCGCTCCCGCTGCTGCCCCCGGCGGCAACACAGTTGAGCGCCCCTCAGGCGCCTCCACGCGTCCTGCAGCGCGGCCGGCTGCCCGCAATCAGCCCCAGCCGATCGAGAACGACGACGATATTCCATTTTGA
- a CDS encoding Lrp/AsnC ligand binding domain-containing protein, translating to MVTAFVMIRCEAQHISEVAQAVAELPHVAEVYSVTGDVDIIAVLRVTAYESLDEAVPGGIARIPGVTSTRTVLAFRRFARRDLEAGYDIGLS from the coding sequence ATGGTCACCGCATTTGTGATGATCCGCTGCGAAGCGCAGCACATCAGCGAGGTAGCGCAGGCCGTGGCCGAACTGCCGCACGTCGCCGAGGTGTACTCCGTCACCGGGGACGTGGACATCATCGCTGTCTTGCGCGTAACGGCCTACGAATCGCTTGACGAGGCCGTGCCCGGAGGGATTGCCCGCATACCCGGCGTCACCAGCACACGAACGGTGCTGGCCTTTCGCCGCTTCGCCCGGCGCGATCTCGAGGCAGGCTACGACATTGGCCTGTCCTAG
- a CDS encoding branched-chain amino acid transaminase → MPAPNNRYAFFNGAIVPIEQASVSVMTHALNYGTGCFEGIRGYWVPEEEQLLVFQLRAHMDRLRRSCHILYMRLPYSVDELCAICVELLRREGFREDVYIRPLVYKSDPAIAVQMNGLTDSFSLFAVGFGQYIASPTVRACISSWRRIDDNIIPSRAKACGAYLNSALAKTEALLNGYDEAIVLGGDGQVSEASAANLFIVRGGALITPPLTSDVLEGITRQVVVQLARDELGLSVVERPIDRTELYVADEAFFCGTGVEIKPIVEIDRRMIGDGQVGPISGELARLYARVVRGQVPAYRHWCTPVYEK, encoded by the coding sequence ATGCCCGCACCAAACAACCGCTATGCCTTTTTCAACGGCGCGATTGTCCCTATCGAGCAGGCCAGTGTCAGCGTAATGACGCACGCGCTGAACTACGGCACGGGTTGTTTCGAGGGCATTCGCGGCTACTGGGTTCCGGAAGAGGAACAGTTGCTGGTCTTTCAGTTGCGCGCCCACATGGATCGCCTGCGGCGTTCATGCCACATCCTGTACATGCGCCTGCCCTACAGCGTGGACGAGTTGTGCGCGATCTGCGTCGAATTGCTCCGCCGCGAAGGCTTTCGCGAAGATGTGTATATTCGCCCGCTGGTGTACAAGAGCGATCCGGCCATCGCCGTACAGATGAATGGCCTGACCGACTCCTTCTCGCTCTTCGCCGTTGGCTTCGGCCAGTATATCGCCAGCCCGACAGTGCGGGCGTGCATTTCGTCATGGCGGCGGATTGACGACAACATCATCCCCTCGCGGGCCAAGGCCTGCGGTGCGTACCTCAACTCGGCGCTGGCGAAAACCGAGGCGTTGCTGAACGGCTACGATGAGGCGATTGTACTGGGCGGCGACGGGCAGGTTTCCGAGGCCAGCGCGGCAAACCTCTTCATCGTGCGTGGCGGGGCGCTGATCACCCCGCCCCTTACCAGCGATGTGCTGGAGGGTATTACCCGGCAGGTAGTGGTGCAACTGGCCCGCGACGAACTGGGCCTGAGCGTAGTTGAGCGACCGATTGACCGCACCGAGCTGTACGTTGCCGACGAGGCCTTCTTCTGCGGAACGGGGGTCGAGATCAAGCCGATTGTGGAGATTGACCGGCGGATGATCGGCGATGGCCAGGTCGGGCCAATCAGCGGCGAACTGGCGCGCCTCTACGCCCGGGTGGTGCGGGGGCAGGTTCCGGCGTACCGCCACTGGTGCACGCCGGTGTACGAGAAGTAA
- the rpoC gene encoding DNA-directed RNA polymerase subunit beta', with the protein MLEINDFNAIRISLASPEDIRGWSHGEVTKPETINYRTLKPERDGLFCERIFGPTKDWECYCGKYKRVRYKGVVCDKCGVEVTRAKVRRERMGHINLASPVSHIWFVKGTPSRLGLLLDISPRNLERVLYFASYVIVEVNEEMRQFTREQIQAEYAERREKLQRQAEEKRIELSTLLTQDLGGMESAQVSTQRRIEEDYKRLREEIVAEAEKLRERLEELSGEPADEDVIFRGTVIVEEGEIITDRVLDQLDELVDQELDVLESRRQRELADAELYTDAERERKEYEATQEQEKLHERLQRELDQLVREEKEKLDQLDSLKVCRILTEMEYRQLRDIAPGVFRADMGAGAVRELIERTINLDKLAEELQMEIQSSQGQRRKKATKRLRVVEAFRKSGNRPEWMILTVLPVIPPDLRPMVQLDGGRFATSDLNDLYRRVINRNNRLKRLMELNAPEIIVRNEKRMLQEAVDALIDNGRRGRAVSGKGKHRLKSLSDMLKGKQGRFRQNLLGKRVDYSGRSVIVVGPNLLLHQCGLPKKMALELFKPFVMRRLVEKGFAHNIKSAKRIVERVRPEVWDVLEEVIQDYLVLLNRAPSLHRLSIQAFEAKLIEGSAIQLHPLVCAAFNADFDGDQMAVHVPLSRKAQEEARTRMLSKYNLLSPAHGDPIITPSQDIVLGCYYLTMVRDGARGSGKKFASIDEAMLAYDKGLVDIQAPIWIRMEGELSGKNDRDGQVRRLPPAEDGTPRMLLETTIGRVLLNNQLLPPLRFRNRLIDKKGLKEIIADCYHYYTSLKNLTEADLNEVRAAHGNKSRDELARIYGSEKTAQQADKIKALGFKYATLGGMTIGIDDIEVPQKKYDIVREAEAAVLDVEKQFRRGLITEEERYQEVVRIWQEATKQTIAAVKENLNPFGPVAMMSTSGARGNINQISQMAGMRGLMSDPTGRIIELPIKANFREGLSVLDYFVSTHGGRKGLADTALRTADAGYLTRRLVDVAQDVIVTVEDCGTEDGIWLHAADDDELMERLQVRMIGRVLAAPVVDPETGKALAERNQEIDEELAALLMAKGVASVYVRSPLNCQAEHGICRLCYGRNLATGKLVDIGEAVGIIAAQSIGEPGTQLTLRTFHTGGVASADDITQGLPRVQEIFEARVPKGKALLAEIDGVVHVSKDEEGVRTLRVVATEVYTDEYVIPEGYVATVENESEVVEGQVIAESNRAGHSDGQIVARLAGRAFVYADRIVISQEDREERELVVPHTARLRVENGERVVAGQQLTDGSANPQELLELQGKEAVQRYLVNEAQKVYRSQGVNINDKHIEVIVRQMLRRVRIEEPGDTGLLPGELVEAAEFRRLNNDIVSQGGEPATAATVLLGITKASLNTDSFLSAASFQETTRVLTDAAIHGKVDYLRGLKENVVIGKLIPAGSGIEKRLLDGSRRDDLVGEMARMMEEAAAAPPAEPLSPEVQRAEALLGMRESETHAATSDAEEKVRARLLELIGEGPPDGGEGDFGDEEQSGENDPDGVDGDIPPDGDV; encoded by the coding sequence TCACCCGCGAGCAGATCCAGGCTGAATACGCCGAGAGACGCGAGAAGTTGCAGCGCCAGGCCGAAGAGAAGCGCATCGAGCTTTCTACGCTGCTCACACAGGATCTCGGCGGCATGGAGAGCGCCCAGGTCTCGACCCAGCGTCGGATCGAGGAGGATTACAAGCGCCTGCGCGAGGAGATTGTCGCCGAGGCCGAGAAGCTGCGCGAGCGCCTCGAAGAGCTGAGCGGCGAGCCGGCTGATGAGGATGTCATCTTCCGCGGCACTGTGATCGTCGAGGAAGGCGAGATCATCACTGATCGCGTGCTCGATCAGCTTGATGAACTGGTTGATCAGGAGCTTGACGTGCTGGAGTCCCGCCGCCAGCGCGAACTGGCCGATGCCGAGTTGTATACCGACGCTGAGCGCGAGCGCAAGGAGTACGAGGCCACCCAGGAACAGGAGAAGCTCCACGAGCGCCTGCAGCGTGAGCTGGACCAGCTGGTGCGCGAGGAGAAGGAGAAGCTCGATCAGCTCGATAGCCTCAAGGTCTGCCGCATCCTCACCGAGATGGAGTACCGCCAGCTCCGCGACATCGCTCCCGGCGTCTTCCGCGCCGATATGGGCGCCGGCGCGGTGCGCGAGTTGATCGAGCGCACGATCAACCTCGATAAACTGGCCGAAGAGTTGCAGATGGAGATCCAGTCCAGTCAGGGCCAGCGGCGCAAGAAGGCCACCAAGCGCCTGCGCGTGGTCGAGGCCTTCCGCAAGAGCGGCAACCGCCCTGAATGGATGATCCTTACCGTGTTGCCAGTGATCCCTCCGGATCTGCGCCCCATGGTGCAGCTCGACGGCGGGCGCTTCGCTACCAGCGACCTCAACGACCTCTACCGCCGGGTGATCAACCGCAACAATCGCCTCAAGCGCCTGATGGAGTTGAACGCGCCTGAGATCATTGTGCGCAACGAGAAGCGCATGCTCCAGGAGGCTGTGGATGCGCTGATTGACAATGGTCGCCGCGGGCGCGCCGTGTCGGGCAAGGGCAAGCATCGTCTCAAGAGCCTTAGCGATATGCTTAAGGGCAAGCAGGGCCGCTTCCGCCAGAACCTGCTGGGCAAGCGCGTGGACTACTCGGGCCGCTCGGTGATCGTGGTCGGTCCGAACCTGTTGCTGCACCAGTGCGGCCTGCCCAAGAAGATGGCCCTGGAGCTGTTCAAGCCCTTCGTGATGCGCCGTCTGGTCGAAAAGGGCTTCGCCCATAACATCAAGAGCGCCAAGCGCATCGTTGAGCGTGTGCGCCCTGAAGTGTGGGACGTGCTGGAGGAGGTGATCCAGGACTATCTGGTGCTGCTCAACCGCGCCCCCTCGCTGCACCGGCTGTCAATCCAGGCCTTTGAAGCGAAACTGATCGAGGGCTCGGCTATTCAGTTGCATCCGCTCGTCTGCGCCGCCTTCAATGCCGACTTCGACGGCGACCAGATGGCCGTGCACGTGCCCCTCTCGCGCAAGGCCCAGGAGGAGGCGCGCACGCGCATGCTGAGCAAATACAATCTGCTCAGCCCGGCCCACGGCGACCCGATCATCACACCTTCGCAGGATATCGTGCTGGGGTGCTACTACCTCACCATGGTGCGCGACGGGGCCAGAGGCAGCGGTAAGAAGTTCGCCTCGATTGATGAAGCTATGCTGGCCTACGACAAGGGCCTGGTGGATATCCAGGCGCCGATCTGGATCCGCATGGAGGGGGAGCTTTCGGGCAAGAACGACCGTGACGGGCAGGTGCGGCGGTTGCCCCCTGCCGAGGACGGGACGCCGCGTATGCTGCTCGAGACGACGATCGGGCGCGTGTTGCTCAACAACCAGTTGTTGCCGCCCTTGCGCTTCCGCAACCGCTTGATCGACAAGAAGGGTCTGAAGGAGATCATCGCCGATTGCTACCACTACTACACCAGCCTGAAGAACCTCACTGAAGCCGATCTCAATGAGGTGCGCGCGGCTCACGGCAACAAGTCCCGCGACGAACTGGCGCGCATTTACGGCTCGGAGAAGACGGCGCAGCAGGCCGATAAGATTAAGGCCCTGGGCTTCAAATACGCGACTCTTGGGGGTATGACCATCGGCATTGATGATATCGAAGTGCCCCAGAAGAAGTACGACATCGTGCGCGAAGCCGAGGCTGCCGTCCTCGATGTTGAGAAGCAGTTCCGCCGCGGTCTGATCACCGAAGAGGAGCGTTACCAGGAGGTGGTGCGGATCTGGCAGGAGGCCACCAAGCAGACCATCGCCGCGGTAAAGGAGAACCTGAACCCCTTCGGGCCGGTGGCGATGATGTCCACCTCGGGGGCGCGCGGCAACATCAACCAGATTTCGCAGATGGCCGGCATGCGCGGCCTGATGTCCGATCCGACCGGCCGGATCATTGAGTTGCCAATCAAGGCCAACTTCCGCGAGGGTCTCTCAGTGCTCGACTACTTCGTTTCCACCCACGGCGGGCGCAAGGGTCTGGCCGACACCGCCCTGCGCACCGCCGACGCCGGCTACCTCACCCGGCGTCTGGTGGACGTGGCCCAGGACGTGATCGTCACCGTTGAGGATTGCGGCACCGAGGACGGCATCTGGCTCCACGCCGCCGATGACGACGAGTTGATGGAGCGCCTGCAGGTGCGGATGATCGGGCGCGTGCTGGCCGCGCCGGTGGTTGATCCAGAGACGGGCAAGGCGCTTGCCGAACGCAACCAGGAGATTGACGAGGAACTGGCCGCACTGCTTATGGCTAAAGGCGTCGCCTCAGTCTATGTGCGGTCGCCGCTTAACTGCCAGGCCGAGCACGGGATCTGCCGGCTATGCTACGGGCGTAATCTGGCGACAGGCAAGCTGGTGGATATTGGTGAAGCGGTGGGCATCATCGCCGCCCAGTCCATCGGCGAGCCAGGCACACAGTTGACCCTGCGCACCTTCCACACTGGCGGCGTCGCCTCCGCCGATGACATCACTCAGGGTTTGCCTCGCGTGCAGGAGATTTTCGAGGCCCGCGTGCCTAAAGGCAAGGCCCTGCTGGCCGAGATTGACGGCGTGGTGCATGTCTCCAAAGACGAAGAGGGCGTGCGCACTCTGCGCGTGGTGGCGACCGAGGTCTACACCGATGAGTACGTCATACCTGAAGGCTATGTCGCGACGGTGGAGAACGAGAGCGAGGTGGTCGAGGGCCAGGTGATCGCCGAGAGCAATCGCGCCGGCCACAGTGATGGCCAGATCGTGGCGCGCCTGGCCGGACGCGCCTTCGTCTATGCCGACCGCATCGTGATCAGCCAGGAGGACCGCGAAGAGCGCGAACTGGTGGTGCCGCACACCGCGCGCCTGCGGGTGGAAAATGGCGAGCGCGTCGTGGCCGGGCAGCAACTGACCGACGGCAGCGCCAATCCCCAGGAGTTGCTCGAATTGCAGGGCAAGGAAGCCGTCCAGCGGTATCTGGTCAACGAGGCGCAGAAAGTGTATCGCAGCCAGGGCGTGAACATCAACGACAAGCATATCGAGGTGATCGTTCGCCAGATGTTGCGCCGCGTGCGGATCGAAGAGCCCGGCGATACCGGCCTGTTACCGGGCGAGCTGGTTGAGGCCGCCGAGTTCCGGCGCCTGAACAACGACATCGTCAGCCAGGGCGGCGAGCCGGCGACGGCGGCCACGGTGCTGCTGGGCATTACCAAGGCCTCGCTGAACACTGACAGCTTCCTCTCGGCAGCTTCGTTCCAGGAGACCACCCGCGTGCTGACCGACGCCGCCATCCACGGCAAGGTTGATTACCTGCGCGGCCTGAAGGAGAACGTGGTCATCGGCAAGCTCATCCCCGCTGGTTCGGGGATCGAGAAGCGGCTCCTGGACGGCAGCCGGCGCGATGATCTGGTGGGGGAGATGGCGCGCATGATGGAAGAAGCCGCCGCTGCACCGCCCGCCGAGCCGCTGTCGCCTGAGGTGCAACGGGCCGAGGCCTTGCTGGGCATGCGCGAGAGTGAGACGCACGCCGCCACCAGCGACGCCGAGGAGAAGGTGCGGGCGCGCCTGCTCGAATTGATCGGCGAGGGGCCGCCGGACGGCGGTGAGGGCGACTTTGGCGATGAAGAGCAGTCTGGCGAGAACGACCCCGACGGCGTGGACGGCGACATCCCGCCTGACGGCGATGTTTGA
- a CDS encoding methyltransferase domain-containing protein yields the protein MDLEMFDWLRSPQAEALLAELAARPLREGDMLREMEWLRRHVPLEQARAILELARLRRRAVAKFPAAERLYFTRDALEQASAAPVAAHRAARLARCGHIADLGCGIGGDTLALAAAGARVTAVERDPLRLAMARANAEALGLGERIDWRLSDLGAEDPPLADALFSDPGRRAGGRRRFDVESYDPPLSRVLAWQDHNPALVVKVAPGIDLAALPADVEVEFVSLDGELKEAVIWCGPLARAARRASVLRAGANGEVATHTLWTGHGTARLTAPLVEPDAFLYEPDPAVIRAGLVADLALQIGAAQLDPTIAYLTAPTCIATPFARAWPVLEWFPFSLKRLRARLRELRAGPVTVKKRGSPLNSDALSRQLSGAGARPLVVALTQVRGRPAALICDAPIPLR from the coding sequence GTGGACCTGGAGATGTTTGACTGGCTCCGTTCGCCGCAGGCCGAGGCGTTATTGGCGGAACTTGCCGCTCGCCCGCTGCGCGAAGGTGACATGCTGCGCGAGATGGAGTGGTTACGCCGGCATGTTCCTCTGGAACAGGCCCGCGCCATACTGGAACTGGCCCGATTGCGACGCCGGGCTGTTGCGAAGTTCCCTGCCGCCGAGCGGCTCTACTTCACTCGCGACGCGCTGGAGCAGGCCAGCGCCGCCCCGGTAGCCGCCCATCGCGCCGCGCGGCTGGCGCGCTGTGGTCATATCGCTGATCTGGGCTGCGGCATCGGAGGCGACACGCTGGCGCTGGCGGCGGCTGGCGCGCGAGTGACCGCGGTGGAGCGCGACCCGCTGCGCCTGGCTATGGCTCGCGCCAACGCCGAGGCCCTCGGCCTCGGTGAGCGGATTGACTGGCGCCTGTCCGATCTGGGCGCCGAAGATCCGCCCCTGGCCGATGCGCTCTTCAGCGATCCGGGACGGCGTGCGGGGGGGCGGCGGCGCTTTGACGTCGAGAGCTATGACCCTCCTCTGAGCCGGGTGCTGGCATGGCAGGATCACAACCCCGCACTGGTGGTGAAGGTCGCGCCGGGCATCGATCTTGCCGCCTTGCCCGCCGACGTCGAGGTAGAGTTTGTATCGCTCGACGGCGAATTGAAGGAGGCGGTGATCTGGTGCGGGCCGCTGGCGCGGGCGGCGCGGCGGGCCAGCGTATTACGTGCCGGGGCGAACGGCGAGGTCGCCACCCATACTCTCTGGACCGGGCACGGCACAGCCCGCCTGACCGCGCCGCTGGTTGAGCCGGACGCCTTTCTCTACGAACCCGACCCGGCGGTGATCCGCGCCGGGCTGGTTGCCGATCTGGCCCTCCAGATCGGCGCGGCGCAGCTTGACCCGACGATCGCCTACCTGACGGCGCCGACCTGCATAGCCACGCCCTTTGCCCGGGCGTGGCCAGTACTGGAATGGTTTCCCTTCAGTCTGAAGCGCCTGCGGGCGCGGCTGCGCGAACTCCGGGCCGGCCCGGTCACGGTGAAGAAGCGCGGTTCGCCGCTCAACAGCGATGCGCTGTCGCGCCAGCTCAGCGGCGCCGGGGCGCGCCCCCTTGTCGTGGCGCTCACTCAGGTGCGGGGACGCCCTGCGGCGCTGATCTGCGATGCGCCTATACCTCTGCGATAG